One Kallotenue papyrolyticum genomic window carries:
- a CDS encoding glucosyl-3-phosphoglycerate synthase — MSAPSQATVVLPVLDPHGLEDLIVLADKLARARGGSVLLLGVVELEQHQPLTDGVMPAQRLREELSARTSGLATPVRTAVRVARAAYDAIVETVREEQAALLVLGWQGTAFSPERLFGPPIDQLLAEPPCHLLVVKHGAHQRARSILLPTTGGPNLHLSSEVALALADADDGTVTILFATDPQHPIDPAVLQSTRELQKLPRVNRWLERISPAIPAILHEASHHDVIILGATGRRFNPEQPVGPLGEAVLHSSDRTVIITRRKLADVEQRAVERYEAQRDLSAVVDRWFAENTFSAEEFANLEHLLALKQRQNVSISLVLPALNEAATIGQVIDTLKGALHDQVPLLDEIVVIDSQSTDETRAIAAQRGIPVYVHQEILPHYGAFSGKGEALWKSLFVTRGDIVVWIDTDIQNIHPRFVYGLLGPLLSEPRLQFTKGFYRRPINFQGQLIAAGGGRVTELVARPLFNLFYPELSGFVQPLSGEYAGRRSVLERLPFFTGYGVETGLLIDLLHEVGLAGMAQVDLQQRIHRNQELHGLARMSFAIIQVVMQRLETRQRLQLLDPVNQSLKLIQYAEDGGFHLDVRQIRDHERPPIISIPEYAARRAH; from the coding sequence TGCGCGAGGAGTTGAGCGCGCGGACGTCAGGGCTGGCAACGCCCGTGCGCACAGCCGTGCGCGTCGCGCGCGCCGCCTACGATGCGATCGTCGAAACCGTGCGCGAGGAACAGGCCGCCCTGCTTGTGCTGGGCTGGCAAGGCACCGCTTTCTCGCCCGAACGCCTCTTCGGCCCGCCGATCGATCAACTGCTGGCCGAGCCGCCCTGCCATCTACTGGTGGTCAAACATGGCGCTCATCAGCGCGCCCGTTCGATCCTGCTGCCCACTACCGGCGGCCCCAACCTGCACCTGAGCAGCGAGGTCGCGCTGGCGCTAGCCGACGCCGACGACGGTACAGTGACGATCCTTTTCGCCACCGATCCGCAGCATCCGATCGATCCGGCGGTGCTGCAGAGCACGCGCGAGCTGCAGAAACTGCCGCGCGTCAATCGCTGGTTGGAGCGCATCTCACCAGCTATTCCAGCTATTCTGCATGAGGCCAGCCACCACGATGTCATTATCCTGGGCGCGACTGGGCGCCGTTTCAACCCCGAGCAACCGGTCGGTCCCCTGGGCGAGGCAGTGCTGCACTCCAGCGATCGCACGGTGATCATCACCCGGCGCAAACTGGCCGACGTCGAGCAGCGCGCTGTCGAGCGCTACGAAGCGCAGCGCGATCTGTCGGCCGTGGTTGACCGCTGGTTTGCCGAGAACACCTTCAGCGCCGAGGAGTTTGCCAATCTGGAGCATCTCTTGGCGCTCAAACAGCGCCAAAACGTCAGCATCAGCCTGGTGCTGCCGGCGCTGAACGAGGCCGCTACGATCGGCCAGGTGATCGACACGCTCAAGGGCGCGCTCCACGACCAGGTGCCACTGCTGGACGAGATCGTGGTGATCGACTCGCAGTCAACCGACGAGACGCGTGCCATTGCGGCACAGCGGGGTATTCCGGTCTATGTGCATCAGGAGATCTTGCCGCACTACGGTGCGTTCAGCGGCAAAGGCGAGGCCCTGTGGAAAAGTCTGTTCGTCACGCGCGGCGATATTGTGGTCTGGATCGACACCGACATCCAGAACATTCACCCGCGCTTCGTCTATGGCCTGCTCGGCCCGCTGCTGAGCGAGCCGCGGCTGCAATTCACCAAGGGGTTTTATCGCCGCCCAATCAATTTCCAAGGCCAGTTGATCGCTGCCGGTGGCGGCCGCGTCACCGAGCTGGTGGCGCGCCCGTTGTTCAACCTGTTCTACCCGGAGCTTTCCGGTTTCGTCCAGCCGCTCTCGGGTGAGTACGCGGGACGGCGCAGCGTGCTAGAGCGGCTACCGTTCTTCACCGGTTACGGCGTGGAAACCGGCCTGTTGATCGATCTGCTGCACGAGGTCGGCCTGGCAGGCATGGCCCAGGTCGATCTGCAACAGCGCATCCACCGCAATCAGGAGCTGCACGGCCTGGCGCGCATGTCCTTCGCCATTATCCAGGTCGTGATGCAGCGCCTGGAGACGCGGCAGCGCCTGCAACTGCTCGATCCCGTCAACCAGAGTCTTAAGCTGATTCAGTACGCCGAGGATGGCGGCTTCCATCTGGATGTGCGCCAGATCCGCGACCACGAGCGCCCGCCCATCATCAGCATCCCCGAGTATGCCGCGCGACGGGCGCACTGA